Proteins encoded within one genomic window of Triticum aestivum cultivar Chinese Spring chromosome 2D, IWGSC CS RefSeq v2.1, whole genome shotgun sequence:
- the LOC123053386 gene encoding uncharacterized protein — MYRPKIPNSGWAAFDHRLRGTADGGDDVDVNSFPALSGSRGSSSASSSAIGNNNMPKAKPFASVIRPPVEFAVVGNENGNRHLTDHMVRTNSGVNSASGNKIKLLKDAHSWADSNLIEDILAGVDNDVGQSSVLLKSMVAPDFLPREGRTTGQSPFEMNKAHGSVSGNTIAENKHSNESQLLPPQMNLISIPQEPELEEFDDDYLNHRKDALKMMRAATKHSQAASNAFFRGDHAAAKELSLRAQEERLAAEKLNNKAAEEIFHLRNSNNNIWKIDMHGLHASEAVTALERHLHMLEFQPPGNNPTSTDELDKSEPTIAVPNEVAAEKVVVFLRPRQSVLEVITGIGRHSKGQASLPAAVRGFLIENGYRFEEQRPGVFSVRPKFRRG; from the exons ATGTATAGGCCGAAGATCCCCAATTCGGGGTGGGCTGCTTTCGATCACAGGTTGCGTGGCACAGCTGATGGAGGCGATGATGTTGATGTCAACTCATTTCCTGCTCTCTCGGGTTCTAGAGGCTCCAGTTCTGCCAGCAGCTCAGCTATAGGAAATAATAATATGCCAAAGGCAAAGCCTTTTGCATCAGTGATTCGCCCCCCTGTTGAATTTGCAGTTGTTGGTAATGAAAATGGAAATAGGCATTTGACTGATCACATGGTGAGAACAAATTCTGGTGTAAACTCTGCATCTGGTAACAAAATTAAGCTCCTGAAGGATGCTCATAGTTGGGCCGACAGTAATTTAATTGAGGACATATTGGCTGGCGTGGATAATGATGTTGGCCAGTCATCTGTTTTGCTGAAATCCATGGTCGCTCCTGACTTTCTGCCAAGGGAGGGTAGAACAACTGGTCAATCTCCTTTTGAGATGAATAAAGCACATGGTTCAGTGTCAGGAAACACTATAGCAGAGAATAAACATTCAAATGAATCACAACTGTTGCCACCGCAAATGAATTTAATCTCTATACCCCAGGAGCCTGAATTAGAAGAGTTTGATGATGATTACTTAAACCACCGGAAAGATGCATTGAAGATGATGAG GGCTGCCACAAAGCATTCTCAGGCTGCCAGCAATGCATTCTTCAGAGGTGACCATGCTGCTGCCAAGGAACTCTCCCTCAGAGCTCAAGAAGAGCGGTTGGCTGCTGAAAAGTTAAATAATAAGGCAGCAGAAGAAATATTTCATCTCAGGAACAGCAACAATAACATTTGGAAGATAGACATGCATGGTCTACATGCATCAGAGGCTGTAACTGCATTGGAGAGGCATCTTCACATGTTAGAGTTCCAGCCACCAGGGAATAATCCAACTTCAACTGATGAATTAGATAAGTCTGAACCCACAATTGCTGTCCCAAATGAGGTTGCAGCAGAGAAAGTGGTGGTGTTTCTTCGCCCTAGACAGTCTGTCTTAGAGGTGATCACAG GGATTGGCAGGCACAGCAAAGGACAGGCTTCACTGCCTGCTGCAGTCAGGGGCTTCCTTATTGAAAATGGGTACCGATTTGAGGAGCAGAGGCCTGGTGTTTTCTCTGTTCGCCCTAAATTTCGCCGCGGGTAA